The region GTGGAAGGGTCTGGACCTGGCCCATCAAACTGTCAGTGCTGGGAATGTCTTTTATGTTTTCCTGCCATTTTACACAGTGATGTGTAGCAAATTATCCGAACCTGCTGagttcaagtaaaaaaaacaatatcccCAACGGCATTTCTGTAACAACCAAGCACTTTAAACTGTCACTCACTCAATACTACAGACACTATCTGAAGTCACAAGTCAGTGACTGCTGTCTAAATATGTGATTTGgtccatacagtatacagtatatttcaagCTTACTTATAACTTTCCCAGTATGTATATTCTTTGGGTGCAAGTCTTTGGTTTGTTATTGGCTATTTTCATTGTAAAAGAGCAGGTTACAGGAACGGTAcatgcagaaaaacatttctgaTTGCATATGCTAGGGGTTTTCTTCCTCCCACTTCaggaatccaaaaaaaaaaaaaaaacagggagcCACCGGAACTGAGTCAGCTTAGACGAGATACTGGTCTAAACTAATCCAGTTGTGACTAGAATGTCAGTCTGCTTCTTTGAGTTCCACAATGGTTTTTCACAACAAGGATTTCAGGCTGAAATGCTGTAGTCATGTAGTCACGCCCATGAGGAAGGGTGATGACACAATAATGACTGAATGACCCAACAGCCAAATACAGCCTTTTTACTAACTGTATGATGTACAGTATGGCTCCCTTAACATCAGGACAGCAAGCCCTCTTCACACATTCAGTATATTTGTatgacatacactcaccaagtactttattgggaacatttttactttattctacattcattatctaatcaaccaattgtgcggcagcagtgcaatgcatacaatcatgtagatgtgggtcaggagcttttggggacagaaacacattgttaatgagagacgtcagaggagaatggccggactggtcaaagctggaaggtgacagtgaccaCACattgaaataaccacacattacaacaggggtatgcagaagagcatctctgaacacacaacgcaagtggataggctacagcagtagaagtctaaaaaagaagtctaataaatacctaataaagtgctcagtcagtgtatTTCACACAAGTAGTTTTGCTAAGAGAAGAATTTTAATAAagctgcatatatatatatatattatttatttttattttttaattttattatttatttatatatatatatatatatatatatatatatatattttttttttttttttttttaatttattttatttcattttttcattagaGTACTACATTTAACAGTAGGCTTCCAACTTGGCTGCCCAAAATCATTTCTGTTACCGGCATGTGTGCCTACTGACCGGATGCAATAGCAATCTGGATCCCCATTTGTTGCACTTGAAACACGACAGTGACCATCCAGCAGCCACCACATCAGGAAGGCTTCAGGAACAGTGGTGTTCCTCAGCTATGTGCAGCTATGCAGTGTCATGTGCAGTTGTGCCATTCTCCTGCTCCTCTGGCATCAGGACTGCCGTTTCCCTGTCTGCTGTGCATGTTGTTTTAGCAGTCTGTCTGCCACATACACCATTCAGGGAAGAGAACCAGCacaatattttatctttattttcggagtaaaaaaaacatcatcatcattaaaaTCATTGTCAATGTTCCATGCaaatttttacaaatatttagcAGGTCTATTGTCACACACTCATGGTCTATAAACATACTGCGTGAAGCACAGTAATACTCTTGAACGTGTAACTAGATGCCCAGACAAAAAAGGAATGACAGGACAAATCAAGtactatattgtataaatacaatattaatacaaacaacaatacatttttaaatgtacaaaatacaaCATATTTAAACGTATAAATAGCGCTgaaagcaggcacacacatccACGTTCAGAAAGTTATCGATTTGCCGCCCCCTTTTGGACAATCTTTTAGAATTTACAATTTTACTCCAAATCAACAGATGGCGCCAaatcattaaatattttgagaaaaatATTATAGGATCCTTTTGCACACAATTCGTAGTTTCCGGGGAATTATTTTTGTGTGGCACAGCAACAGGTGGAGGCCTTTTTCATTGACCCGAATTGTGTGAGTAACACACCGTTTATTGCAGTGCTGGATGtaataaaaaagtgaaattaaacATAATATAAGTAATAATTTagatgtatatatgtgtgtgtataccatTGCGCTGCATAGCATTGTTTACATGCTAAGAACGAATATACTGAATGGTATTTAGCTAAGTTGACTAGCTTGTGTTAGCTAGCCTAACTTGCTAACGTTAGTCGTGAATAGCCAGTTTAGTTATCTTTTAGCTGTTAGCTAGTTGCTATTGCAATGCAGAGACGAAAACAAGGTAAATATACAGTGTTCTGCAATATATCTTCTAGCTAGCTACGATAGTATCCTTGCACTTGTAAGTAGCTGTGGGATGTCAACAGGGCACTTGCCTGTCAGTCTTGACATCAAACAACTGAGTCGGTTAGATTGCTCACCTTCAGTTGGCTAGCCAGACTTGTGGTCTAGTTTGTAGGTAATTATTCTTTTAAAAGTGGAAGTCGTTGGTAGTGCTAACTGTACATctgcagctagctagcttgctgtcCTCTATCTCCGATATTCTTTTAATATTTAGCTAGCCAGCTCATGTCCGAAGCAAATCCatatttgctagctagctaggcaaGTTGCTGTAAGGTTGAATAACATGAACTAACCAATGCGACAGTGCCAATGTTGACAAAATCAAGTGTTTCTTTTTGACAGCATTGAAAATACTCATCATATGTGGGTCTTTTATTTCAGTGTCACTTCGCTCGTTAGCTATATAACCAATATATTCGTATCTTGACAGGTAGAAGATTCTCATAAAGAGATTTGGTAGCCTCATATTTCCCTTATGGATCGGATATGAATTTCCCTTGATAtagtgttttgtttattgtcgTTAAGTAATTATTTAGTatcaatattacatttattgacTTAGCAGACTGCTATATTCATGCCTGTCACCTTTTTGTTGTGTCCATGTTTCAACATTTGCTAAAACTTGCATGGTTTTCTACTATGCTGACGTGTAAGCCTATTATTAGCCTTGCCCCACTTGGGAATTTAACCGGGCAACATTCTAGCTAGTTACTAACTTTCTGCCCATGTAACATTGTTGATGTTTGTTAGCATGTGaattgaaaacagaaaatataattgTGCCCCTGCACTGTTTTCCCAGATATAAAGATGTAGCCTTAATGAAGATTCCCTGGCAATAGCATCTAATTTTTAATTAGCATAATGAGTGGCTCCAAGCCAGATATATTGTGGTCTCCACATCATGTGGACCGTTTTGTCATCTGTGACTCGGAGCTCAGCCTGTACCGGATCGAATCTGTGGGCAGCGCTGAGACCAAGGCCGGGGTGCTCCCGCTGTCCGAGGAGACTGCGGCCACGCTGCTGGCCATCAACTCGGACACGCCCTACATGAAGTGCGTGGCCTGGTACCCCAAGCACGAGCCCGAGTGCCTGCTGGCGGTGGGGCAGGCCAACGGGCGCGTGGTCCTCACCAGCCTGGGCCAGAGCCACAACACCAAGTGCAAGGACCTGATGGGGAAGGAGTTTGTGCCCAAGCACGCTCGCCAGTGCAACACGCTCGCCTGGAACCCCAATGAGAGCAACTGGCTGGCAGCCGGCCTGGACAAACACCGGGCCGACTTCTCCGTGCTCATCTGGGACATCAGCAGCAAGCTGGCCCCCGAGGCTTCCGTGGCCACGGAGAAGATCCGGCTGACGTCGGGCGACACGGACTCGGGCCAGGTGGTGACCAAGCCGCTGTACGAGCTGGGGCAGAACGACGCCTGCCTGTCGCTCTGCTGGCTCCCGCGCGACCAGAAGCTGCTGCTGGCCGGCATGCACCGCAACCTGGCCATCTTCGACCTGCGCAACACCAGCCAGAAGATGTTCGTCAACACCAAGGCCATCCAGGGCGTGACGGTGGACCCGCACTTCCCCGAGCGCGTGGCCTCCTTCTTCGAGGGCCAGGTGGCCATCTGGGACCTGCGCAAGCTGGAGAAGCCCGTGCTGACGCTCAGCGAGCAGCCCAAGCCGCTCACCAAGGTGGCCTGGTGCCCCACGCGGACGGGCCTGCTGGCCACGCTGACGCGCGACAGCAACATCGTGCGTCTGTACGACATGCAGCACGCGCCCACGCCCATCGGAGACGAGACGGAGCCCACCATCATCGAGCGCAGCGTGCAGCCCTGCGACGCCGTCATCGGCAGCTTCGCCTGGCACCCGTCCTCGCAGAATCGCATGGTGGCCGTGTCGCCCAACCGCGCCATGACCGACTTCACCGTGTTCGAGCGCATCTCGCTGGCCTGGAGCTCCACCTCCTCGCTGATGTGGGCGTGCGGGCGCCACCTGTACGAGTGCGTGGAGGAGGGCGGGGAGGGCGGGGCGGCCCAGCGCGACATCGCCACCAAGATGAGGCAGCGCGCCCAGTCCCGGTACGGCCACGACACCATGCAGGTGTGGAGGAACCACCTCCTGGCCGGAGGAGACGACCCGCAGCTCAAGTCCCTGTGGTACACGCTCTACTATATCCTTAACCCCACCGTCTCCCGTTTGCGCTTAAAACTCGAGCCGAGAACGGAGCGCTGTTTCTCTCGAAAGTGAGCCAtctgttgtttttcacacactttgtttgttgttggtgttggtgttctGTCATTCTGTTTGTTGTTGGTGTTTCGAGGCATCTCTAAATTCCTACACGTGTACACTGTACAAGCGAGCGGGGCGTAGGTGGCGTAATCAAAAGGGTTTTGTGCTTCCGTGATAAATATCACAGTTGTTTTAATGGTCTGGTGTTAAATTTCCTATGTGAGTATCACTTATGAAACAGTACACTGAGGATCTGGAGCAGAAGCAGCAGGGGAACAAGCAGCCTCTGGTGTATTCTGGCATCAAGAACATTGTCAGGTCGTCCTCTGGTTAGTATTCTATTGATCTATTTATCTGTGATCTATTATCATGATTGAACGGGTTGTTGTGAGGCTGAATGGCTGAGAAAGCATTCTCCAATGAAGTATGATACAGTTAATCAAACAGACTGCTTGAAAACAGTATCACTCTGCACACAAACCATTACTTACAAGTAGTATTCCAAGCAAAGTAATATTGTGTCATCAGATATTTGTTCCTATAAACGCAATGCGTCTCTTGAGTGTTGCATAGTGAATACAGTCTGGTCGCCTGGGGGTTGCCTGCACTTCACTTCCTGTAGTGCCTAACAACACCACCGTAGCCGTGACTGTATTCCCATACAGCAGGGCCCCAAGTGCCGCATTGCTTAATTTAACTCCCAATGTCCACTGGAGCTCGGCTCACAAGTTTGAGATTTGACGCGCAACGAAAGCCCTCTCCCACCGCCCCCCGacgctgccccctgcaggcacGACGGAGAGCCGGCGGTGCTGGAGCGGttcggacagacagacggacgcgGCGCGGTTCCACAGCGAGGAGCGGAGCCTGGCTCTGCAGCTGTGCGGCTGGATCAGGCGCGGCCCGGAGATCGACGTGGAGCCCTTCCTCAAGTCCCTGGAGCAGGAGGGCGAGTGGGAGCGTGCGGCCGCCGTCGCCCTCTTCAACCTGGACATCCGCCGGGCCATCCAGATCCTCAACAAGGGCGCGTCCTCCGAGAAAGGTTGCTTTacaacgttacattacattacattaatggcatttggcagacgctccgtACAACaaagagtgacgtacaacaaagtgcaaagtgcatacccataaccagggataagaccctagagggaagtacaactgctacctgcacaacaaagataaggaccagggcctatttgatcatcagataaaaaaaaaaaataattataataattatgtaaaaaagattaattaaaaaatatatattatttaaatcgtaataccgcaacacgcaaatgtatgaataaaccgcttacctagccaaacactgcttacctagctaaactaaacatcctaatacacaattaaatatcacagaaagacaacagttaaggtttacagggaggtagggagggacagggagaggtgcagcacGTTCTCACCGCAATGTAACGGCTGTGTTATAACACTGATAAAAcgttccagtaacattgtgagagcatttcgggtgtgctggttttggaTACTAAACTGAGGTTTCACTCTAAGTCAATAATGGTGTGTATCAAGAGCCCAGGATCTGACACCTCTTTTTCCTCGTCAGTGCTTCCAGTGATGGCAAAAGAACAACAAATAAGTAATTTATCTGCTTTATCTGATGGCACTCCCTATGTAATGAGACCTTCTGACTCCTGTTGATAAATGCACGGATACTTCCTTTACAATGTACATAATGTTACAGACTGTATATGCAGTTTGATTTCATAAGAGGGCATTCCCCTCTTAATCGACAGTACCACCCTGCTTGGATTCTCTGTAGTTTTAACTGTCTGTCAGTAACGGGACACCTTTAACCTCACTGTCTTACAGAggattttgtttccttttccaGGCAAACAAATAATTTGAGTTTGGGAAGGAACTGGGGTACAAAATCACTCTTTTAACATTGTATtcatcaataaaaataattgtctttatttgatgattccGTGGGCATGCTTAAGTTACAGTTACGTCAGTAGCGCATTGTTTCCGAAGGGCCTTCTGACGAACAGCATACCGCAGGTGAAACGAGATGCCCACGCTCTGCAGCTCTCTTTGTCCGTCTGTGGGTCTGACTCCATGATTACTCCAGTGCTCGCATCCAACAGGGTGGACGCTGTGTCACAAGACGGCCCTTTTCAATGTCCTCTGCAAGTCTCGATCTCTTTCACAGAACAGGCAGTGAACTGCTTTGAAGCGGATCTATTGCTGTGTGGCTCAAGTTCACTGTGAGGGCAGGTTTTCAAACTATTACTGATATGGCACCACTCCTTGCTCCTATGGCAACTCTGCACATTCTGCGAGTGTTGCCTGGTAATGAATGGCAGTGGTAGTAATTAGATAGAAGGTGTGTACACAGGGACTGTAAGTGCACTGCCTGCCACCCTACTGTAATTCAAGTCTTATGATCTCcgccttcagcacgcactgccGCTTTGTACTGTGGGGGTTGGAATACGACTGTCAGTATGTATGAGGGTCCAAcatttgtctgtatgtgtactgGTGTCACCCACATGCTACTGTACAGAGACGTACTGTACGCCAGCCCACCACACAGTATGTAATAAGTAAGTGATAAACATCCTTCaaggttatgttatgttatgaaggTGAGCGCTGATGTCACAGATGATTGGCAGCTCTCTGAACCGTACCAGCCGGACTCTAACCTGCGCCTCCCGCTCACAGGGGACCTGAACCTGAACGTGGTTGCCATGGCGCTGTCGGGATACACGGACGAGAAGAACTCCCTGTGGAGAGAGATGTGCAGCTCATTGAGGCTCCAGCTTAACAACCCCTACCTCTGCGTGATGTTCGCCTTCCTCACCAGCGAGCCAGGGGCCTATGACGCCGTGCTGGTACACAGGGCGGGGCGGGAACGCACAGGGACTCAACCTTTCTGGGAAGGAGACGTGGCTGTTTTGCTTTGGGACAGACCTGTGGCTGTAGCCTTTTTCGGGAAAGCTCTGTCTATTAGCGTGGCTCTTTGAGGAACACGGTGTGCAGTTTTGAAAGTACACACATACGTGACTTACATATTATTACATGTTAGTATGCATCGGGATATTGTGTGGGAGATCAGCACAGCAGCTGTTACATTAGGATCAGAGTCTCACTGTAGGGGTGTAATTCCTCTGCATTTCCAGGAAGCCATAGGGACAAATAACAGGATGCTGAAATGCAGTATCTGTTTGGCCCTTCCTTCTATTAATGCAGTGCTTCCCTAATTCAGTACGAGACGGTGAAGCAGTAGCACTGGTGGCCCTGAC is a window of Conger conger chromosome 1, fConCon1.1, whole genome shotgun sequence DNA encoding:
- the mios gene encoding GATOR2 complex protein MIOS, producing MSGSKPDILWSPHHVDRFVICDSELSLYRIESVGSAETKAGVLPLSEETAATLLAINSDTPYMKCVAWYPKHEPECLLAVGQANGRVVLTSLGQSHNTKCKDLMGKEFVPKHARQCNTLAWNPNESNWLAAGLDKHRADFSVLIWDISSKLAPEASVATEKIRLTSGDTDSGQVVTKPLYELGQNDACLSLCWLPRDQKLLLAGMHRNLAIFDLRNTSQKMFVNTKAIQGVTVDPHFPERVASFFEGQVAIWDLRKLEKPVLTLSEQPKPLTKVAWCPTRTGLLATLTRDSNIVRLYDMQHAPTPIGDETEPTIIERSVQPCDAVIGSFAWHPSSQNRMVAVSPNRAMTDFTVFERISLAWSSTSSLMWACGRHLYECVEEGGEGGAAQRDIATKMRQRAQSRYGHDTMQVWRNHLLAGGDDPQLKSLWYTLYFMKQYTEDLEQKQQGNKQPLVYSGIKNIVRSSSGTTESRRCWSGSDRQTDAARFHSEERSLALQLCGWIRRGPEIDVEPFLKSLEQEGEWERAAAVALFNLDIRRAIQILNKGASSEKGDLNLNVVAMALSGYTDEKNSLWREMCSSLRLQLNNPYLCVMFAFLTSEPGAYDAVLYESSVAVRDRVAFACMFLSDSQLPRYIEKLTNEMKEAGNLEGILLTGLTKDGVDLMESYVDRTGDVQTASFCMLKGSPGEVVKDPRVQCWIENYRNLLDAWRFWHKRAEFDILRSKLDPSSKPLAQVFVSCNFCGKSISYSCSAMPHQGRGFSQYGVSGSPTKSKVTSCPGCRKPLPRCALCLMNMGTPVSSCPGTGKSDEKVDLSKDKKLAQFNNWFTWCHNCRHGGHAGHMLSWFRDHTECPVSACTCKCMQLDTTGNLVPSDSA